The Leifsonia sp. ZF2019 DNA segment GTCTACGTCGACGGGGAGGGGCGGCACATCAACTCGCCGGAGCGGCCGAACTTCGGCGGTCCGGTCGCCGAGGGCCAGGCCACCCTCGAGCCGGCCTGGGACGGGCGATACCGGACCCGCGAGGGCTACGGACGCAACAAGGTGGCGGCCGAGCGCGTGCTGCTCGACAGCGGGCATCCCGCGACCGTCCTGCGAGCGTCCAAGGTCCATGGCGTCGGGGCGGCCCTGCCGCGCGAATGGCACTTCGTCCGCCGTGTGCTCGACGGCCGCCCGGCGGTGCTCCTGGCCCACGGCGGACGCGGCTTCGACCATCCGACGGCAGCGGTGAATGCCGCGGCGCTCGTCGAGGCCGTCGCGGGGCTGCCGGGGAGCCGCATCCTCAACGCCGCTGACCCTGACATCCCGACCGGACTCGACATCGCGCGGCTTGTCGCGAGGACGCTGGGGCACGCGTGGGAGGAGGTACCGGTCGAGGCGGCCGAGCCCGGCTGGCATCCCTGGGACGTCGTGCCCGGCATCCGGCTCGATCTGAGCGCGGCCACCGCGCTCGGCTACCGGCCGGAAGGCGACTATGCGGTGACCGTGCGTCCGGCGATCGAGTGGGCCGCATCCTTCGGCCCGACACCGCCGTGGGCCGCGGAGGTCGAGGAGTCGGACTTCGACTACGCCGCAGAGGACGCATACCTCGCGGGGCGCTGAGCCCGGTGCCCCCTGGCACGCGAAGAGCCCCGGACCCCGCAGAATGCGGTGCCCGGGGCTCTGACGCTTCCGGCTCAGTACGAGTAGCTGGAGTATCCCGCCGACGCCGCTGCGATGCCGGCCACGATCGCGAGGATCGTGAACAGCACGATCAGGGCGATGTAGACGTAGCCGATGATGAGGCCGGCGAGGGCCAGGCCGCGGCCGCTCTCACCCGTGCGCTTGATCTGGCTGAGGGCGATGTGCCCGCAGATCACGCCGGCGAGCGGGATGATGAACGCGCCGACGAGGGCGATGATCGCCAACACGTTCGTGCCGCTCTTCTGCGCCGGGTAGGGCGTGTATCCGGCCGGCGCGGCGGGCGGGTAGGCGTTGGGGTTCTGGTCGGTCATGGTGAGGAGGCTCCGATCGGGATGCGGGGTCGGTGGTGAGGTGGTGCGGTGTTGCTTCTGTTACTTCTGCGAGACGCTGTCGGCCAGCACGCCGGCGGGGTGCAGGACGGCCGCGATCGCGTTGGCGGTCTCCTGGAACGCCGTGTCGGTCTTGGCGGCGCCGATCGCGCCGCCCTTCAGCGCGCCTCCGGCCATGTTGCGGTTGAGGCGCGCGACCAGGCGGCCCTGCTGGTCGACCATGAAGTCGACGAGG contains these protein-coding regions:
- a CDS encoding DUF4190 domain-containing protein; the encoded protein is MTDQNPNAYPPAAPAGYTPYPAQKSGTNVLAIIALVGAFIIPLAGVICGHIALSQIKRTGESGRGLALAGLIIGYVYIALIVLFTILAIVAGIAAASAGYSSYSY
- a CDS encoding NAD-dependent epimerase/dehydratase family protein, giving the protein MPSALILGGTGLLGRATALRLANHGWEVAVTGRDPRRMPAELAEAGVEHRASDRRDPDALDAAVGEGVDLLVDALCFTAEDARSLLPHLGGVGSTVMFSSKAVYVDGEGRHINSPERPNFGGPVAEGQATLEPAWDGRYRTREGYGRNKVAAERVLLDSGHPATVLRASKVHGVGAALPREWHFVRRVLDGRPAVLLAHGGRGFDHPTAAVNAAALVEAVAGLPGSRILNAADPDIPTGLDIARLVARTLGHAWEEVPVEAAEPGWHPWDVVPGIRLDLSAATALGYRPEGDYAVTVRPAIEWAASFGPTPPWAAEVEESDFDYAAEDAYLAGR